One Chaetodon trifascialis isolate fChaTrf1 chromosome 12, fChaTrf1.hap1, whole genome shotgun sequence DNA window includes the following coding sequences:
- the LOC139340058 gene encoding LOW QUALITY PROTEIN: putative nuclease HARBI1 (The sequence of the model RefSeq protein was modified relative to this genomic sequence to represent the inferred CDS: substituted 2 bases at 2 genomic stop codons): protein MNVNFYQRSVLILMEILLEVCPFLQDVVDEEALVLKRVFRRERVFRDQLDPLAFPDDHLHERYRFSADGIRYLSRWLGPRIKHRTAWSHALSVEQMICVVLRFFANGGFLYSVGDAEHLNKATICHTIRSVCLAIKTLSDVLISFPGHRSLXDIKEEFYRXEKLQITGLLNVIGALDCTHIKIKSPSGAHEADFVNRESFHSINVHMVCNADCLISNVVAKWSGSVHDSQVFWTSGIYQCLSQGEFSGVLVGDRGYACQPFLLTLYTDPQEAEQAYNHAHTRTRARIEMTFG, encoded by the exons ATGAATGTGAACTTTTATCAGAGATCTGTGCTCATTCTGATGGAGATCCTGCTTGAG GTGTGCCCATTCTTGCAAGATGTGGTGGATGAGGAAGCACTCGTGCTCAAGAGAGTCTTCAGGCGAGAGAGGGTCTTCAGGGACCAGTTGGACCCACTGGCCTTCCCTGATGACCACCTTCATGAGAGATACAGGTTTTCTGCAGATGGCATCAGGTATCTGTCCAGATGGCTGGGTCCCAGGATCAAACACCGCACAGCATGGAGCCATGCACTGAGTGTCGAGCAGATGATTTGTGTGGTCTTGCGCTTCTTTGCAAATGGAGGCTTCCTGTACTCAGTGGGGGATGCAGAACATCTGAACAAGGCCACAATTTGCCACACAATACGGAGTGTGTGTCTGGCTATTAAAACACTGTCAGATGTCCTTATCTCCTTCCCTGGCCACAGAAGCCTCTGAGACATCAAGGAGGAGTTTTATAGGTAAGAGAAACTACAAATTACAGG GTTACTAAATGTCATTGGTGCACTGGACTGCACACATATCAAGATAAAATCCCCCTCAGGTGCCCATGAGGCAGATTTTGTGAATAGGGAATCCTTTCACAGCATTAATGTTCAT ATGGTCTGCAATGCTGACTGTCTGATCAGCAATGTTGTGGCAAAGTGGTCTGGCTCAGTCCATGACTCCCAAGTCTTTTGGACCTCTGGAATCTATCAGTGCCTATCACAGG GTGAATTCTCTGGTGTCTTGGTGGGGGACAGGGGGTATGCTTGCCAGCCTTTTCTCCTGACACTGTACACAGACCCCCAGGAAGCAGAGCAGGCCTACAATCATGCCCATACCAGGACAAGGGCCAGGATTGAAATGACCTTTGgctag